The Archocentrus centrarchus isolate MPI-CPG fArcCen1 chromosome 12, fArcCen1, whole genome shotgun sequence genome includes a window with the following:
- the LOC115789338 gene encoding transmembrane protein 230-like, producing the protein MATRSNMLSAGISNNKVKYSRLAADDDGYIDLQFKKTPPKVPYKAIALAVFLFLVGSLLIIFGALLLSGTIKVEHPDRTIPVIIIGILVFLPGFYHLRIAYYAAKGYRGYSYDDIPDFGD; encoded by the exons ATGGCAACCAGAAGCAACATGCTGTCTGCTGGAATATCCAACAACAAGGTCAAATACTCACGGCTGGCTGCTGATGACGACGGTTACATAGACTTACAG TTCAAGAAAACCCCTCCAAAGGTCCCCTATAAGGCGATTGCACTGGCAGTATTCCTGTTTCTGGTAGGCTCTTTACTGATCATCTTTGGAGCCCTTCTTTTATCAGGAACCATAAAGGTTGAG CATCCTGACCGCACTATTCCTGTCATCATCATAGGGATACTTGTTTTTCTTCCGGGATTTTACCATTTGAGGATCGCCTACTATGCTGCAAAGGGTTACCGGGGTTACTCCTATGATGACATCCCAGACTTTGGTGACTGA